One Lucilia cuprina isolate Lc7/37 chromosome 4, ASM2204524v1, whole genome shotgun sequence DNA segment encodes these proteins:
- the LOC124419428 gene encoding uncharacterized protein LOC124419428 codes for MSNEHPQNFKGKLKYFPQEVTSKCSSCEELSKQFNLYKDDAKKRYNTLLEILAEHKVLLDTIVKQNQITSNLMEFFPIESEEKLREFDAILKTHSDPYIRQMKSLLAGNAEKNLHEIFGQNIIMNFNVDGSFGKKRLREYANVFKVIIDLIATFNENSDQTIRAAFQRQKKKYFKRMGRSKTKNNENREDDDSPKED; via the exons atgtcaaaCGAGCATCCACAAAACTTCAaaggaaaactaaaatattttcctcaagaag tTACTTCCAAATGTTCTAGCTGTGAAGAACtatcaaaacaatttaatttatataaag atGACGCTAAAAAACGCTACAACACGCTACTTGAAATTCTAGCAGaacataaagttttattagaCACAATTGTGAAACAAAACCAAATTACATCAAATCTTATGGAATTTTTCCCTATCGAATCTGAAGAAAAACTAAGAGAATTTGATGCTATTTTGAAGACCCATTCAGACCCATAT ATTCGACAAATGAAATCACTCCTTGCGGGTAATGCAGAAAAAAACCTTCATGAAATATTTGGccaaaatattataatgaattttaatgttGATGGCTCTTTTGGCAAAAAGAGGTTGCGCGAATAcgcaaatgtttttaaagtcaTAATAG ATTTAATAGcaacttttaatgaaaattcagACCAAACGATTAGAGCAGCATTTCAgcgtcaaaagaaaaaatattttaaacgaaTGGGTCgcagcaaaaccaaaaataatgaaaatcgtGAAGACGACGATTCTCCCAAAGAGGATTAG